Part of the Longimicrobium sp. genome is shown below.
CCGGGGATGTCGCCACGGGGCGCGACGTGTACGTCTACTTCGACAACGACGCCAAGGTGCACGCGCCCTTCGACGCCATGCGCCTGATCGAGCGTCTGCCCTGACACCTCACCACCGGGAGGGGCGATTGGACGGGACTGCGAAGCCGCGGACGGCGCTGGTGCTCGGCGCGACGGGACTCGTCGGCGGCCACTGCGTCGACCTGCTGCTGGGGGATGACGCCTGGTCGCGCGTGACCGTGGTCGGGCGTCGGACGATCCATCGCGAGCACGCGAAGCTGGAGCAGCGCGTGGCCGACTTCGACCGGCTGGACGAGGCGGCGGACGTGTTCGCCGCGGACGACGTGTTCTGCTGCCTGGGGACGACGATCCGGAAGGCGGGCTCGCAGGAGGCGTTCCTGCGCGTGGACCACGACTATCCCGTCGCGGCGGCGCGCTTGGCGAGCGAGCGCGGGGCGACGCGCTTCCTGCTCGTCACCGCGCTGGGGGCGGACGCCGGGTCGCGCATCTTCTACAACCGCGTGAAGGGCGAGGTGGAGCGGGACGTGGCCGCGCTTCCGTTCGCCGGGGTGCTGTTCGCGCGCCCGTCGCTGATCCTGGGCGAACGCACCGAGCGCCGCCGCAGCGAGGCCATCGCGCAGAAGGTGATGCCGCTGCTTTCGCCGCTCCTGCTGGGCCCGCTGCGGAAGTACCGCGCGATTGACGCGCGCGCCGTCGCCGCCGCGATGGTGCGGCTCGCGCGCGAGCGCTTCACCGGCGTGCGCATCGTCGAATCCGACGAGCTGCAGGCCCTCGGCGGCTGATCCCAATCCCCCAAAGAATCTCACGCGGAGACGCGGAGGCGCGGAGAAACTCGGCGGCGGCAACTGAGTTCTCCGCGTCTCCGCGCCTCCGCGTGAGACAAAAAGATCGCCGGGGGTGGATCCTAACCGAATCACCGGTTCCGGTGTCGTTCCTTGACACCGGGAAACACGCGTTCGATTCTACGCGCACACAGACCTCCCCGTCACCCATCGGCGCGGCCCGCCGGCCCGTACACAGCGTACGGCGGCCCGCGCGTGACCCATCCCCGAGGAGAGCCGATGCCGAGAGCCTTCCGCGCCGCGGCGGCCGCGGTCGTGCTGGCCGCGTCCGGGCTGCACGCGCAGTCTCGTCTCACCACCCCGCAGGAGCAGTTCGGCCACGAGATCGGCGCCGACTATCAGCTGCCCAACTACACGCAGCTGGTGGC
Proteins encoded:
- a CDS encoding NAD-dependent epimerase/dehydratase family protein, whose translation is MDGTAKPRTALVLGATGLVGGHCVDLLLGDDAWSRVTVVGRRTIHREHAKLEQRVADFDRLDEAADVFAADDVFCCLGTTIRKAGSQEAFLRVDHDYPVAAARLASERGATRFLLVTALGADAGSRIFYNRVKGEVERDVAALPFAGVLFARPSLILGERTERRRSEAIAQKVMPLLSPLLLGPLRKYRAIDARAVAAAMVRLARERFTGVRIVESDELQALGG